The proteins below come from a single Gimesia alba genomic window:
- a CDS encoding 6-bladed beta-propeller, giving the protein MKKCLCSIAAAVVFCLAVPGFAAEKVAPVRMGSGIMTFDTVPGWGFDEQGRSVLGPTHGGVVIDKAGNIYTSARIGVVVFSPDGKVVRRFLGPEYSNIHDMEIREEADGEFIYGARNANAEGIKFNALTGEMILKLPFPKESGLDLKKFAPTAITVAPNGDIILSDGYASNYIFKFDKNGKYLSHFGKKGNGMKEFNTAHGMTLDTRYDPPRLLICDRNHQPKGRLLHYDLNGNFIEEVITGLGMPTSVSIQGDYVSVPDLHGRLVILDKSNTIVAVLGNNEDPKTRVNFNVPQDKWREGIFSGTHGSYWDKEGNLYVQDWNVSGRLMKLVRVK; this is encoded by the coding sequence ATGAAGAAGTGCTTGTGTTCGATTGCGGCGGCTGTTGTGTTTTGTCTGGCGGTGCCAGGGTTTGCGGCGGAGAAAGTGGCTCCGGTGCGAATGGGCAGCGGGATCATGACCTTTGATACGGTTCCCGGCTGGGGCTTTGATGAGCAGGGCCGCTCTGTATTAGGGCCGACGCATGGCGGCGTGGTGATCGACAAAGCGGGCAACATTTACACGAGCGCCCGGATTGGCGTGGTGGTGTTTTCGCCTGACGGAAAAGTCGTGCGTCGTTTTCTGGGGCCTGAATATTCCAATATTCATGATATGGAAATTCGCGAAGAAGCGGACGGCGAATTCATTTACGGGGCTCGAAATGCCAATGCCGAAGGCATCAAGTTCAACGCACTGACCGGGGAGATGATTCTCAAGCTGCCGTTCCCGAAAGAATCGGGGCTCGATCTGAAGAAGTTCGCTCCAACGGCAATCACGGTTGCTCCGAACGGGGATATTATTCTGTCGGACGGTTACGCGAGCAACTATATTTTCAAGTTCGACAAGAACGGGAAATATCTGTCGCACTTCGGCAAAAAAGGGAACGGGATGAAGGAATTCAACACCGCCCACGGAATGACGCTGGATACGCGCTACGACCCGCCGCGGCTGTTGATCTGCGACCGGAACCATCAGCCCAAAGGCCGCCTGCTGCATTACGATCTGAATGGCAACTTCATCGAAGAAGTCATCACCGGACTGGGCATGCCGACCTCGGTTTCCATTCAGGGAGACTATGTTTCCGTGCCGGACCTGCATGGTCGTCTGGTGATTCTGGACAAGAGCAACACGATTGTCGCAGTGCTTGGTAATAACGAAGACCCCAAGACCCGCGTCAACTTCAACGTGCCTCAGGACAAATGGCGCGAAGGCATCTTCAGTGGCACACACGGTTCGTACTGGGACAAAGAGGGCAACCTGTATGTGCAGGACTGGAATGTTTCCGGCCGGTTGATGAAGCTGGTGCGCGTGAAGTAA